In Populus alba chromosome 4, ASM523922v2, whole genome shotgun sequence, the genomic window AACATCAGGAAGCAGTTCCTTCACCACATCAATTTATgtataacataattaattcaaagGCCTTACAAAAGACTTTTGCATGGCTCTTCTTGTGTCTTCATCAGCATCTTGGTAAATTTCTCGGAAAAATTTGTTCAAAGCAGCATCCCCATCTAGCTTCTCCTCTTTCTCCTGAAACCCATAAATGATATCTCATGCTTCGGTTATGAAATGAGCACAAAACATGAGCACAGAATCAACAAATATTACCTCCTTCTTCACTTCAGCTTCAAGCTTGTCCCAATCAACTCCTTTTGGTTTTGATGAGGGATAGGTAGGCCTTTGAGCAATCTCTGCAACATTCATCATGAAAAGCAAGCAATTTAGCAAGGCAATACAGCACGCACAAGTTCAAGCTACCACTTAGAGGCTTAACCCTGATCCTACCGACACAATTCTAACCTAACCATTTCCAAAACAAGCCCTGCCCCCTTGGGAAATGCATCTCATCACACATGGCACATTCCCATAATATGCCATCGGTTCTTTTGGATGTTAGTTACACAAATGGACTCCAATATTAGTTGCGAGAATTTCACCTATACTGGGTATAAAAAATTTTACTACACTAAATAATGCACCAAGTTAGCTGAGAAAATgtactaaattaaatattataaatcataaCAATTAAAGCTTAATAATGCAAGATGCAACGTGTATAATATATCACCTTGAAAACAACAATGAGCAAGAGGAAGGGGGTTAAAGAAAATGTTTCAGAAGCATGGATTTCACAATTAGTTCAGCCTCCCGTTAATATTGATAAACAGTTGTATTTTACTCTTATTTAACATATCAGATTATACAAATATGTATTGCTAGACTCTTATTTAACATATGAGATGATACACAAGTATAACTAGCAATTTGACATACCAGAGGATACAGGAATCCTTTTTACCACTGCTATCTCCTTCTTGTATTCAAGAGATGCCCAGTGCAGACCTGGTTCAGCTTTTGGGAGACGGATTTCAACTTTGGTGGTCAAGACGTTAAATTTGCACTTGTCAGGTATAATCTGTTGGCACAAAATTTGCATCCATAATAAGTAGCAAGAAAAAGCTGCCCCTACAGTACTCCaccaaaataaaagaggaaaggACTCAAAGAATAGCAGTAGCAGAAGATGCTGATTATTTTAAGATAACCCTTCATTCCTCTAATGTCAAACAAGTAAATGCTAAAGAATCAAACAATTATAGCCTGCTCAAAAGAGAAGTAGATTCCAGAACGTTAATCTCAATCAATACCTTCCCAAATAAGCGAGTTTGAAAATGGTACACATCTTCACCGGGAACATTAATGCCAACACGTAACTGCAAAGAAATCATCGCACATTAGAATCTAGAAGTTCAACTCCTTGTATCCAGAAAAATATACAATGAAAGACTTCTAATTGACATGCATACAATCTGTTCACCAAAATCAACAGTAACACTGCTGTCTGGTATGCCCTTTGCAAATATAGTCACAACCACCTCTTCTGGCTTTTGGTAGAATTCATGCCTGTACAATTCAGTAGATCCATTACGTATTTGcatgagaaaaacataaaaacactaGTATTCAGTCAAAATCGGAAACAATACTAGAAAGTTTCAGGATAAAAGCAATCCTTCACCACCATTGCCTTTGAAAATCAAAACCATGAGATTGAAGGTGTCCACAAGGATACACAAATGCAAATTTGCACTAACCTATACTTTGACTTGGAAGGTGTTACCATTGGAGCCTGACAAGAAATGTCTTCTGGCTCTTCTTTTAGGGAAAGAGTGTTTACTGGGGCCTCCACTGCTTGCTTTTTCGTCTCACCAGTTTCCTCTGAAAGGACATGAAAAGTTTGTTCACAAGATCATGATAAAGCGACAATGTTCCTAAAAACACTAATACCATCCTCAACAATTTTGTTTAGGTTAATAAAATATGAACAATTGGACCAAGTATTCACACTGGTAATGATAAAAGAGAACTACATACCTGCAATGCGCTCATCACATTCTTTAATCAAGTTAGCAAATCTAGATTCTTCTGTTGCCAAAGATGCTCCTGCTTCCAACGCTGCCTTAGCTGTCTGATACTCCTCAAGTTTCATGCATGCAATACTGCAACAGAGATAGTGGCAATGGAAAATCAATCAGAAAATCCAGTGAACAGAATCAGATCATTCATGAGAAGAAAGGTACAAATGCATGAGGTACAACCAAGGGCACTACTTATAAGACACAGAATCCTTACACCATGAAATAATGAATAACCAAATAGAGTTCAAGACAGAGTCATCACTTCTCGTTTGCGATCTCGATTTTACTACCACAAGAGACCCAACTTTTCTTCAGAATTATCATAAACTCACATTTCAATTCAATCACACACATGCAAAAACACCACCAATTATACCACCAAAACACAAAGAAACCACGAACTCCACACTCATAATTCCACTAAACTCCAAGCACAAATTCATTAACTCAAAAACTGAAAATCAAATCCAACAATAAACAAACGAATTCGCAAACTAACCCTTTCCGCAGGTAAGCTTTAGCCATGGAAGGATCCAACTCAATCGCTTTGCATGCATCCGCAACAGCCTCTACAAAAACATACCAAAATACAAACAAACTTTCAGTCTCattacttctttttctttttctttttctttttgataaatAGTCTCTCATtactaaaatcaataaattaatcaaacctTCATTAATTCAcaattacatattaaaaaaattcacaattctGTTACGATTTATTAATAACTAATTAACACAGAATATGAACAAGAAATCGTAAAACTAGGATTATAAAAACAGAGAGCAAGCGAGAGAAAGTGAAGTGATATAAAGGAGAGAGAGGGGTTgatgttgtggttgtggttgtggtggtggtgtAGCGAGGGTTAGTTAAGTATACCGGTGAGACTGTTGAGTTTTATATTGGCCTGAGCACGGTCAGCGAGGAGGTCAGGATTGGTGGGGTTAAGAGCGATGGCTTGGGTGTAGAGATTGACGGCTAACTCGAAGTGGTCGTCGATGAATGCTTCTTTGGCTTTCTTCTCCAGATCCGCCATCGATTGAATTCAACAAAAATCGATTCAGAGAGGCGGAGGCGGAGGCGGAGACGGAGAGTCtagaatagagagagaggaagagaaaatGATTGACTTGGGAGTTGAGTTGCTAATACGAGTCTATTCTCTACTAGTCACTTATGTTTTATATaggattgggaaaaaaaaaaaaaaaaagcaaaattactAAAAAGTAATATTGAGTAATTTTCTACTCGgctttaaatatttatgaatataaaatttattttaaaaatattattaaaaatacaataatttatcATACAACAAGGGCGTAAGATGAAGTACTAAATGATTTTAACATTCAAATGAAGTTTAATACATATAATATTGagataaaagaattaattttttttacaagcaAACTCGAGCTtgattgaaaaaacaacaaatatggcttgaatattattttaaagcttGTTATAATACTAGAGCTCAACTAcaaaatgatttaatatttataaaattgatttagctTCTTTACGACCTagtttcatataattaaaatcagAAATttgcatgattttatttttattttatacaggTTATTAACATGAATGTCCGAGTCAACTTGCATGAATCTCGATTAATCTTACagttttttaagttaatgactatataaatctctagtggctattatattagtaatcacatgatttaaatatataaaatcataaaaaaaaaaaaatttaattttaagttctTATCACTTAATCAACTATTAAATGAGTAGGATTCATATTTAATAACATGGGATATTTTCTTGGCTTATTAGGTGAGTTTacggggttttttttttttatctttttccagGCAAATAAGTGCCGAGTTGAAGtcctaaattaaatataaaaaaaacaaaatctataaaggaattagaaacaaaatcaaaatcaaaatcaactcgGCGAGCAGACACGCTTTCTCCTTGCTTTGGCTCCTTCAAGGAACGCGTGAGGAAAAAACAACGCACAGATGctcaagaagagagagagagagagtgacgATTGCTTGAGCAGTGTTACAATAGAAAGGAATCTCTTTTCCATTAAATTTCCTGAAGCCTGATACACCAAGAAAAGGATCACCTTTATGACCACTGCGCTAGGGGAAAtttccatgaaaattaaaacCACTAACCAGGAAAGTTCGTACCAAAACCATGGGGTCAACAGCTAACCATCCAATTCATCTGTCTTCCTCCCAATTCCCAGTATCAGTTACAGCCTGAAAGAGAAATTATCCTGTCATGTCCCAGTAAGTCGCACGTTTAAGCAGAAAGAGAACTCATCATTCATGCTCACTGGGTGCCCCTGAGTCTCACTCATCAATGGAGGTCCAATTAGCTATTACTGTAGCATGTAGTTTTTTACTACACTCATTTGCCATAGGATCTTTGCCCTAGTAATCTGAGCATGAACAAGAGAATCACATAACGGTCAAAAACCATCCAGAACTTTAGATTAACAAGAATTTCATATTGTAACTTAACTTATCAGCAAATATTCCATCGATCAAGAGTGTGCTAATCTAGCAGTAGTAATCTTAACTCAAGATCAAATGAAAATTTGTTGCTGACCTAAAATGGTGTCATGtgaatttgttgttaacatgtAAAATCAGGGCTTTGGAGGTACttgttttacaaaatcaaacaaagcaGGCATCCCAGCTACTATATTGTCAATCTCAAGCCTATCAGCAGTGGCTTTACTGATTTGCAGCGCACGAGTCTACATAACAGCTTCACTCTCTTCTAATGTAGAGAGCTCTAGTTCGATTTGTTTTATCTGTTCATATGTGGCCTTCAGTTGCTCTTCCATTTGGGCAGCTTGATCTTGCAGTGAGGTAATTCGTGCTTTTAAGTTAGAGCGTGATCTAGCAGCTTGTGCTGGATGGAGTTACCTTCTGCAGTAAGCTCCATCTTAGTGCATTCAACTTGAGGAACTCCTCCAGTACCATCAATGGCCATGATGTTGGCTTGTTGGCCAGAACTCTGAGTTTCAGCTGGTAGCGGCTACAGAAAGATTGCTTCAACAACCACTATcgcaagaagaaaaaaacataatcaaagTTGAAAGAGAAAGATGATATCCACAATACCTCAATAATACAGCCAGATACGAGATGATGCTCCTGATCCTTGAGACCTCTTCCAGAGTTTCTTTTGCAGTATTATCTTCTTGTACTGTTAATTCTTGTACTTGGTCATGAGCGAGACCAGAAACTGCTGCTTGACCGATGCCTGAAACAATAGGATATTGCTCCTCAGCCATAACAATAGCATTTGTAGCTTCATCAACAAGAAGATACAGAACATATAGTAAATTCATAAAGGACATAGTAAGACTAATAAAGACAAGATAAAGAATATTGACAAATTACAGATAACGTAACATACAAGCACTAGAAGTTTCTTCTTCCTCTATTTCCTCTCCTACATTTGCTACTAGCTTTCTCCTCTTTGCTTGTGGAGGAGCACCAGCTCCAATGTTTGGTGAAGCCTTGTTTTTTGGGTTTGCTTTAGCACTAGACTCGACATTAGAAACTGACTGttgtttttcatctttattcCAATCTTTAAAACAACTGTGTCTGTGTAGGCTTGTGGTTCCATTCCTACTTTTAGCACAGAGCTCTTTGTTGCAAACTGGGCATTTGGCATGTACCTCACCATTTTCTTGAACCTTATCGAAAAACTTCCAAACTAAATATGTAGTTTTTCTTGGTTCAGGAGTATACTTAGTCTGTTGAGTGTCATTCTTTTTTCGTTTATTAATCCTCTTGCTCTGCTGCGTATCGTGCGTTTCTCCCACCTGCTTGTTGCCATCAACATCAAGCTCAACAGTAGCATTTTGTTCCCTGACTTCCTATCAAGAAATAATCAAGTGATAGTTCATGCAAGCTTCGTGGAATGTATACACCATCACAGAACAGGCAGTAGACATGTAGATAAGGCAGAGGACATCTTCCCATGTTAAAGCAAAACATGCCGTAATTGGTAGAATTATGGCCGGGAACAAATGTGTTAGAAGCCATGTTAACTTATCTGCACATTTTCCCAACAGCAATCAAGAGTCAATTGAGTATAGTTATTAGCTAGAGCCAGAGATCCGCACATATGTCACAATTTTGCACAAACTGATTTCTAAAGTGTTCATTAGGCTCATTTGTTATCATTCAGTTTGACAATGGTGAAGGGCTCTCAAAAACAGCCAAAGGTGAGATGTTTGGCAACTCTGCTCCATGAGACCCAACAGATGGAGAAACAACAAAGATGCAGTGACGAAGCATACATGTTCATGAGGCTCATCTGTTTCTACCCGGTTATTTTggatcttttcttttaaatttaaaccaaCATTTGGAAAAGAGCTCTTAAAAACAGCCACTGATGGAATTTGTGATGCTTCAACTTCCTCAGACAGGTTGAGCTTTGGATCCGCCTGAATTACAACAAAGTAATCACACCAATATAAGATTTTAGAAATGAAGATGAATTCACCTGCAGATTGAACCTGGACCAAATGCTAAAGCACAGGCAGCGTACAAAGCACAGAGGTCACTGAAGTTCTTCTAGCAGGCTAAATTTTAGTACAAGAGTGCTTTCATAAGAAAGAGCATGACACAAATAAATAGGCATCCTATATATATActgatagaaaataatataaatcatatgattttttgatatgatattaaaaCTTTGATGATCAAGCGGTCACGAATTTAAATCTaatcatccttatttatttgataaaaattaaacacaatttaATGTGAGAATATgaaagtttcaagcccaaacaaCTTTCACTTAAAGggatatgttagaaaataatataaattatatcctgagacctcacctaacagtttaagttattaaactGAGATAGATCAATAAgatattaatcttttaattttcaataggcatgcataaatatataaatttgcaaataaaaattaaatataattttcgtGATATGTATCATTGATTAAAAGGTGAaaatatgttataaataattttattttgatctattataaataaaattcattttggaattttaaaaaaaaaaatcaagtatgtaaacaaataaaaagtataaaaataaatacctaGACTAGATAAAACCAAGGTTAGGTGCTTACGTCCAGCAGTTTAGCCtggttgtgtgtgtgtggaagATCCCAATATTCTCAAAGTTAGTActcagattgagaattagaaAATGGATAATTTCTCGATTGAGAAACTAACTTTCTTAATAATGCTGAAAGAAAAAGTAACTAACCATTATAGATTATTTAGATATAATTAGTgttagcatctttaaaatcatcTGGAAAAAGATTTAGTTTTAGTTGACTTATAATAAGTTAATCCAAAACTAttcttattaaaagaaaaaaataaaaggttaaatTACTATGAGTATTCTATAGTttgattattcttttattttacaattaagtttttaaatattacactTTGCAATCTTTGTTGaagcaaatttaaaaataaataaaaagaaaataatattcttaaataaattagagaacaaataaaaaaaattagttgaagaacaaaattgaaaacaaattaagatttataaaaaaaataactcaagaataaaaattttaaattttaaaaataataaccaaaattaaaatacctCCATGTGTTGATAAGTTGATAATAACAGGGTATGTTGATACTAACAGGATCTAGTTCGGGCTTTACATTAGTGGTGCTCTTGCTTGCTCTTGTTTCTTcaacatatttaatttgttgaaacatTTCTCTATAAAAATACCTACATGATCTGCATCGGCTTGCTCTTGCTTCTCCTCTCCTATTTGAAACATATTTTGTTAAAACACAGCTAGTACACAGTCATGGGCATAGCACTAAGTATCTATGTTTCAGCAGCAACATATCTGTCTCAGCTGGTATGTGGTAGAGATGCACCACTAATTTCCTCTTCGGTGGTTACTTTGAATTCGCAGCTTGCAGAAACACCACAACCATCAAGTTTACAGCCTTCTTCTCCGGCTACGGATCCGGAGTCGCAGTTACCAGGAACACAACCACAAGTACTTTCACCTGCCGTCAACGAAGAAAGTACACAACCACAAATACTCTCACCTGCCGTCAACCAAGAAGGTACACAGCAACCGCAAGAGTATTCCATTGCAATCAACGAGCAACCAACCAATACAGAGAGTGTTGTTATTAAGAGGGTGCCCTGGGAAAAGATACTCGTGGCTTTCTGTTTCGCTGCATCTCTGGAAATTGATCTTgcatatgaaaaaaacaatcaacattCAAAACCCAATCTTACCTTTATTTCTCTCAATGTTTCACAGCTTACTAGAAAAAAAGTTCCCTGTTGCATCCAGAATGTTAGGGAAAGTTGCCATCGGCCTTGGTGTCACTgtgtttttcatcatcattgcATCTCCATTCAGTGGTAGAGCTAGCATTATTTATTAGGGGAGGTCAAAActaatataacaagatataatatttattttaat contains:
- the LOC118030309 gene encoding uncharacterized protein isoform X2; this encodes MEADPKLNLSEEVEASQIPSVAVFKSSFPNVGLNLKEKIQNNRVETDEPHEHVGETHDTQQSKRINKRKKNDTQQTKYTPEPRKTTYLVWKFFDKVQENGEVHAKCPVCNKELCAKSRNGTTSLHRHSCFKDWNKDEKQQSVSNVESSAKANPKNKASPNIGAGAPPQAKRRKLVANVGEEIEEEETSSACIGQAAVSGLAHDQVQELTVQEDNTAKETLEEVSRIRSIISYLAVLLSRYQLKLRVLANKPTSWPLMVLEEFLKLNALRWSLLQKVTPSSTSC
- the LOC118030398 gene encoding protein SGT1 homolog, translating into MADLEKKAKEAFIDDHFELAVNLYTQAIALNPTNPDLLADRAQANIKLNSLTEAVADACKAIELDPSMAKAYLRKGIACMKLEEYQTAKAALEAGASLATEESRFANLIKECDERIAEETGETKKQAVEAPVNTLSLKEEPEDISCQAPMVTPSKSKYRHEFYQKPEEVVVTIFAKGIPDSSVTVDFGEQILRVGINVPGEDVYHFQTRLFGKIIPDKCKFNVLTTKVEIRLPKAEPGLHWASLEYKKEIAVVKRIPVSSEIAQRPTYPSSKPKGVDWDKLEAEVKKEEKEEKLDGDAALNKFFREIYQDADEDTRRAMQKSFVESNGTVLSTNWKEVGTKKVEGSPPDGMEMRKWEY
- the LOC118030309 gene encoding uncharacterized protein isoform X1; the protein is MEADPKLNLSEEVEASQIPSVAVFKSSFPNVGLNLKEKIQNNRVETDEPHEHEVREQNATVELDVDGNKQVGETHDTQQSKRINKRKKNDTQQTKYTPEPRKTTYLVWKFFDKVQENGEVHAKCPVCNKELCAKSRNGTTSLHRHSCFKDWNKDEKQQSVSNVESSAKANPKNKASPNIGAGAPPQAKRRKLVANVGEEIEEEETSSACIGQAAVSGLAHDQVQELTVQEDNTAKETLEEVSRIRSIISYLAVLLSRYQLKLRVLANKPTSWPLMVLEEFLKLNALRWSLLQKVTPSSTSC